The Ruminococcaceae bacterium BL-4 region GCTTCTGTTTCCTCAGCCACTTCATCTGCGGTGAGTAGTTCGAAAACTGAAGGAAAAATAACTTCAGAGCTTTATGAAAAAGTAGCACTTGGTGCCAGCAAAGATGAGGTAGAAGCAGTCTTAGGAAAAGGCACAGCAGGTGCAAGCAATGAGATAAATGGAGTGAAAACAGAAGCTGTAAATTATACTGGATCAGGCATAATGTCGTCTGTAGTTATTACATATCAATCCGGGAAAGTTACGGATAAGACAGAAGTTGGACTTTATGATAAAAGCAAATACCCGACAATTGATCTTGCAAAATATGATCAGGTCAAACAAATTTTTGGCGGAGACGGAGAAAAGAATACCAAAAATCAACTTCTTGGCAATACATCATACGGATATATTGGGCGTGGAGCTGATGGAGTCAGCAATGCAACGTTAACGTTTAGCGATGATAAACTTGTTTCTAAAACCCAAATTAGCCTGAAATAAATATCCACCTGTCGGTACTGTAGTACTAACAGACGGAGATACTAGACATAAACGAAACAATATAAACGCCCGGCCGAAAATTAAGTGCCGGGTATTTTTATGCCTATTTTTAAGAGAACCGATATAAATACTGCTTTTTAGTTTTCTATAAATTTTGATATTACTAAATTTATCAAATAAATGCCGTAAGAACATTCATATCGGCAAAGATTTCATAAGATAAGGCTTAAAGCTGCAGATGGAATCTTTGCTTTATTTTTATGCTTTTTATGTTATACTTTAACTAATTTGCAAAAAGGAAAGGAGCTATTAGAAATGTTTAGATACGTTCATACCAATATTATTGCAAAGAATGCAAGTAAGCTGGTAGATTTCTATAAGACGGTATTTCATTGTCAAAGTATCAACGAGACGCGTGATCTTCGAGGAGCGTGGCTGGATGGACTTACCGGTTTAAAAGAAGCACATATTACAGGTGAGCATCTTCTTTTGCCAGGTTATAATAAAGATCACCCAACCTTGGAAATATTCTCTTATGATACATTGAAAGAAGCAGTACCGGCAGAGATTAACCGTCCGGGGATAGCACATATAGCCTTTGAAGTGGATGATGTAGAAGCCACATTAAAAGAAGTGATCAAAGCTGGTGGAAATGCTATGGGGCAGGTTGTTACTGCAGCTTATCCTGATAGTATAGAAGCCGTTTTTGTATATGCCAAAGACCCAGAGGGAAATATTATTGAATTGCAAAGCTGGAGAAAAACAAAAGATTGATTATAGAGCCATTAAAGCTTTTGCTTTATAGGATGCTAAATAATAGGACAAGAAAAGACTCTTGACAAATTCTTGATGATCATTTATATAATGAGAAAAAGATTAAAAAGGGAAGTGTGATTGATGGAATTGGAGTCGGTGATTCAAAAAAGAAGAAGCATTCGAAAATTTTTAGCACGCGATGTAGAAAACGAAAAAATGGAAAAAACTTTAGAGTGTGCTCGTCTGTGCCAATCTGCTAAGAACC contains the following coding sequences:
- a CDS encoding protein of unknown function (Evidence 5 : Unknown function), which codes for MAGKNKDGATPAQASVSSATSSAVSSSKTEGKITSELYEKVALGASKDEVEAVLGKGTAGASNEINGVKTEAVNYTGSGIMSSVVITYQSGKVTDKTEVGLYDKSKYPTIDLAKYDQVKQIFGGDGEKNTKNQLLGNTSYGYIGRGADGVSNATLTFSDDKLVSKTQISLK
- a CDS encoding Glyoxalase, which translates into the protein MFRYVHTNIIAKNASKLVDFYKTVFHCQSINETRDLRGAWLDGLTGLKEAHITGEHLLLPGYNKDHPTLEIFSYDTLKEAVPAEINRPGIAHIAFEVDDVEATLKEVIKAGGNAMGQVVTAAYPDSIEAVFVYAKDPEGNIIELQSWRKTKD